The Prevotella herbatica genome contains the following window.
GCATGCAGCTATCTTTTACAAAGATAAAAATAAAATTTTCAATAAAGAAACTATTATCAGAAAAGTTTTAGATTTCTTTACCTGTAAGATTACATATTTTTATCTACATTGCTCTACGCTTATATCTGAAAGTTACTATTTAAAGGGCTATTAACAGGTGATTTTGTAACAAACAAGATGCACGAACATAAAAATGCAGTACTTCCTATTAATAATGTACGCATGCACGCGCACTACAGGTTTTTTGTCTTTTTTAGTGTCTAAGTGTCGACACGCTGACTATCAGTTAATTAGAAACGGTTTCCGATGATGACTAGTTACGTGCAAATGTCGGTAAAACTTGTGTTTCTACGATGTAATGCAAATGATGATTTGTTTTATAGCAGATTCTATTATAGGTGACATTTCTTCGACACTGTAAGAGTATAAAAAGCATTATAACTTACTGATAATCATGATAGAGTCACTAAGACGCTTGCATTTTCGAAAAACCTATGTAAGGAATTAAATAGTAAAGTTATATAGATTTGTTATTATTCATAATGTCCTAGTAAATAAATAATAAGTTTTGTTTGTTTAAATGCCAATATTATAAGACTTATAATTTGTATTCTCAATTCGGGAATGCGTTTCTACGATACAAAGTTTGCGTTTGATCGATCAAACGTTTGCATTTCTACGATACAAAGTTTACGTTTCATCGATCAAACGTTTGCGTTTTATCGTTATAAAGTTGTTTTAATATTAAAGGTTCTTTATATTTAAGCATAGTAATGCTAATTTAGTCGTAGCTAGAACGCATATTTTGTCACAGCTACAATTATATTTATTTCTCCGTGGCCCCTTAAGATAGAGACTTTACATATTTAAATGTAGCTACTAGCTAAAAACGGATGAATAAGTATGGACACTAGGTATTTATTCTGTCTGGTAATTCCTTATAAAAATAAATATAATCAGGATTATGATAAATAAAGATAATTGTTATCTTGAGTTGAAGATGTATTCTCGAGTTTTTATTGTTCTAATAAGAATTACTATGAAGGCATTTCTGAAAGAAAAGTTTAGCTGTACCCTCGCTTGCTGTATTTTATTATATAATAAGTTGCTTGCTATGTGATTATAAAGATAAACTTAATCTATCTTTTTAAATGGATATGCAAAATTATCAGCATGCTTTGAAATTTAAATAAGTAAAATGAGTGGATTTAGATACTTATCATGATATATAAATTAGCTACATCTATAAACAAAAAAAATTGATTGTCTCACGACAACCAATCTTTTCTTAACCTTAATAATCTAATACCATGAAAAACACGATGCAAAGGTAATAATAGTTTTGTTACTTGCAAATGTTTACACGATATTTATAATATTTTTGGTGTGTATTTAACACTTTTTGAGTTCCATTTCAAAGTTGTTAACGGTTTTGCGGCATTTTCAAAATCTTTTTCTTCAATAAACACCTTAGGGTGTAATTGTATCACAGAAATATCACATGATGAAATTTGTTGTTGCAAGACAATGTTTTTATTATTATTTTGAGTAGGCAGATCCACGTCTATTTTTATAGGCTCCCATTTGGAATTAAAAAAACATATACTACTCTCTTTTTCACTGCCGGCTGTATATGTGCGAACCATACAAATCAGACTATCGTTACCATCAACCGGTAATTTTTTGATTGTTAGTTTCATCGCAGAACTCAGTGTGGCAGACATAAAATCGTTGGTTATAGTATCAACAGTTGATGTCTCACCTAGCATATTTT
Protein-coding sequences here:
- a CDS encoding DUF3256 family protein, with product MIRKTTICLLLMLSIFDNINAQSMRNLWINMPDSVIGYLDKNSRIESLDYLEMKVKSDVKNMLGETSTVDTITNDFMSATLSSAMKLTIKKLPVDGNDSLICMVRTYTAGSEKESSICFFNSKWEPIKIDVDLPTQNNNKNIVLQQQISSCDISVIQLHPKVFIEEKDFENAAKPLTTLKWNSKSVKYTPKIL